The following are encoded together in the Aciduricibacillus chroicocephali genome:
- a CDS encoding cysteine hydrolase, translating into MNIALLVLDVQKDFIGEQARLPVAKHQVEPMLESINTIIKKVSSKGISVVYIGNEFEPKQFISNIFRRNSALKGREGAELDERLLKVNDVYFPKNKGDAFSNPELIAYLNSNGIKEIIIVGLFTEGCVSATALGSIHHHFNTTVIKDAVASSSDKKRLQSLNKLSSKGVSVLNSEQLFEMLSNVK; encoded by the coding sequence ATGAATATCGCATTACTTGTTCTTGATGTCCAAAAGGACTTTATAGGTGAACAAGCTCGACTACCTGTTGCAAAACATCAAGTAGAACCAATGTTGGAAAGCATCAATACTATTATTAAAAAAGTAAGCAGTAAAGGAATTTCGGTTGTTTATATAGGGAATGAGTTTGAGCCTAAACAATTTATTTCGAATATCTTCAGAAGAAATTCTGCATTAAAGGGGAGGGAAGGAGCTGAATTAGATGAAAGGTTGCTAAAGGTAAATGATGTTTATTTTCCAAAAAATAAAGGGGATGCATTTAGTAATCCAGAATTGATTGCGTATTTAAATAGTAACGGGATTAAAGAAATAATAATTGTTGGCTTGTTTACAGAAGGTTGTGTATCAGCAACTGCTTTAGGTTCAATTCATCATCATTTTAATACGACGGTAATAAAAGATGCAGTTGCAAGTTCAAGTGATAAAAAGAGATTACAATCATTGAATAAATTAAGTTCAAAGGGAGTTAGCGTACTTAACTCGGAACAATTATTCGAAATGTTATCAAACGTGAAATAA
- a CDS encoding metallophosphoesterase — protein sequence MAKVLVVSDSHGLEEELKEIKQRHGCKYNIHCGDTELDIEEPALDGFIGVRGNCDYDARFPLEHTLMINGKKVLIAHGHQYKVEENIMNLAYRGEEEGADIVCFGHTHVPYAEEYGNLFIINPGSIRKPRQSSIPTYAILDVQKDSIEAHFYNIKGELVPELNRVLTV from the coding sequence GTGGCGAAAGTGCTAGTGGTTAGCGACAGCCATGGCCTGGAAGAAGAATTAAAAGAAATTAAGCAGCGACACGGCTGCAAATACAATATTCATTGCGGTGATACAGAGCTCGATATTGAAGAGCCTGCACTCGACGGCTTTATCGGCGTTCGCGGCAATTGTGATTACGATGCACGCTTTCCGCTTGAACACACATTGATGATCAATGGCAAAAAGGTACTCATTGCACACGGTCACCAATACAAAGTGGAAGAGAACATCATGAACCTTGCATATCGGGGAGAGGAAGAAGGAGCGGATATCGTCTGTTTCGGCCATACACATGTTCCTTACGCTGAAGAATACGGCAATCTTTTTATTATTAATCCAGGAAGCATCCGTAAACCGAGACAGAGCAGCATTCCGACCTATGCCATTCTCGATGTGCAAAAGGACAGTATAGAAGCCCATTTTTACAATATAAAAGGTGAGCTCGTCCCAGAGCTGAACCGAGTTCTCACAGTCTGA
- a CDS encoding XTP/dITP diphosphatase, with translation MKEIVIATKNKGKAAEFRDFFGAYGIKALSLLDLPEEMPDVEETGTTFEENAALKAEAISKLLNKTVLSDDSGLVIDALDGRPGVYSARYSGEGANDAKNVEKVLHELEHIAYNNRTARFVSVLAVATPGKETIFKEGSCEGHISFQPQGKHGFGYDPIFVPDGYVVTMAQLSGTEKNRISHRKHAMDRLNEWIQQELQSL, from the coding sequence ATGAAAGAAATTGTAATTGCTACTAAAAATAAAGGCAAGGCAGCAGAGTTCAGGGATTTCTTCGGAGCATACGGCATCAAGGCTTTGAGCTTGCTTGATTTGCCAGAGGAGATGCCGGATGTGGAAGAGACAGGGACGACATTTGAAGAAAATGCGGCCTTGAAGGCAGAAGCGATCTCGAAGCTTTTGAACAAAACAGTCCTTTCCGATGATTCTGGCCTTGTAATTGATGCTTTGGACGGGCGTCCTGGCGTATATTCAGCTCGTTATTCGGGCGAAGGCGCCAATGATGCGAAAAATGTGGAAAAAGTCCTTCATGAATTGGAACACATTGCATACAATAATCGCACAGCTCGCTTTGTATCTGTTCTTGCCGTTGCGACACCAGGCAAGGAGACGATTTTCAAAGAAGGGTCTTGTGAAGGTCATATTTCGTTCCAGCCACAGGGTAAACATGGCTTTGGATATGACCCGATTTTCGTACCGGATGGGTATGTTGTGACGATGGCACAGCTGTCGGGCACAGAGAAGAACCGGATCAGCCACCGCAAGCATGCGATGGACCGGCTCAACGAATGGATTCAGCAGGAACTTCAGAGCTTATAA
- the rph gene encoding ribonuclease PH: MRVDQREADQLRNMSITKDFIMHPEGSVLIEVGDTKVICNASVEDRVPPFLRGQGKGWITAEYAMLPRATDQRNIRESSKGKVSGRTMEIQRLIGRALRSVVDLNAFGERTLWVDCDVIQADGGTRTASITGAFIAVVLAFGSLLEKKTIKKMPVTDFLAATSVGVLPGGDAVLDLNYEEDSKAEVDMNVVMTGAGEYVEIQGTGEEATFSRDQLAKLLELADKGMKDIFDKQKEVIGDLADRIGETK, translated from the coding sequence ATGAGAGTGGACCAGAGAGAAGCGGATCAGCTCCGAAACATGAGCATTACAAAGGATTTCATCATGCACCCTGAAGGTTCGGTGCTGATAGAAGTCGGAGATACGAAAGTCATTTGCAATGCGAGTGTAGAGGATAGGGTTCCTCCGTTTCTTCGCGGACAGGGTAAAGGCTGGATCACAGCGGAATACGCAATGCTTCCGCGTGCAACGGATCAGCGCAATATCCGCGAATCCTCCAAGGGAAAAGTGAGCGGCCGTACAATGGAAATTCAGCGCCTGATTGGTCGTGCGCTGCGTTCAGTAGTGGATTTGAATGCATTCGGTGAGCGGACACTATGGGTTGACTGTGATGTTATTCAGGCAGATGGCGGTACACGTACAGCCTCAATAACAGGAGCGTTTATTGCAGTAGTTCTTGCTTTTGGTTCTCTGCTTGAGAAAAAAACAATCAAGAAAATGCCTGTCACTGATTTTCTTGCGGCTACTTCAGTAGGTGTTCTTCCAGGCGGAGATGCTGTGCTTGATCTTAATTATGAGGAAGATTCCAAGGCCGAAGTCGACATGAATGTTGTCATGACAGGCGCAGGTGAATATGTTGAAATCCAAGGTACTGGAGAAGAAGCGACATTTTCACGCGATCAGCTTGCGAAATTGCTCGAATTGGCCGATAAAGGTATGAAGGACATTTTCGACAAGCAGAAAGAAGTGATTGGTGACCTGGCTGATCGAATTGGAGAAACGAAATGA
- a CDS encoding GerMN domain-containing protein, with protein sequence MQKRILMGLAAAGMSLMLTGCFNGEQSLTDLSKGTADQNTEVTKDLKKPEEKDMKEVPKADAKEDKKAEAAEETVARQLYLIDANGMVAPQTLELPKTDSKAVASQAMEYLVKGGPVSEMLPNGFQAVLPEGTQILGLNLKDGTMIVDVSKEFKEYDAKDEVKILEAMTHTLTQFENVERVQIWINGHPLDEMPVNGTPIEKGYSRAHGINVQASSEAGNADAQTVTMYFPKEHNSTRYYVPITKQIESGKDNLYSSIINELIEGPALESNAMHVFNTNTELASEPKMDEGVLDIEFTEGVLKSSGDPVIADEVMETLVRTLTQQDKVEAVRVKVKNVETLMNEKGEAYHDPVSKYKYMPAEKL encoded by the coding sequence ATGCAAAAACGGATTTTGATGGGTCTCGCGGCGGCGGGCATGTCATTAATGCTGACAGGATGTTTCAACGGAGAGCAGTCTTTGACTGACTTGTCAAAAGGTACAGCGGATCAGAATACGGAAGTTACGAAAGATCTGAAGAAGCCTGAAGAGAAGGACATGAAAGAGGTCCCGAAAGCTGATGCCAAAGAAGACAAAAAAGCTGAAGCTGCCGAGGAAACTGTAGCACGCCAACTTTACTTGATTGATGCTAATGGCATGGTGGCTCCGCAAACGTTGGAATTGCCGAAGACGGACTCCAAAGCAGTCGCAAGCCAGGCGATGGAATACCTCGTCAAAGGTGGTCCTGTTTCAGAAATGTTGCCAAATGGATTCCAGGCTGTGCTTCCTGAAGGGACTCAAATTCTTGGCCTTAATTTGAAAGATGGTACAATGATTGTCGATGTCTCCAAGGAGTTCAAGGAATATGACGCAAAAGACGAAGTGAAGATACTTGAAGCGATGACTCATACATTGACACAGTTTGAAAATGTGGAACGTGTTCAAATCTGGATCAATGGCCATCCGCTTGATGAGATGCCGGTTAACGGGACCCCGATTGAAAAGGGGTATTCCCGTGCCCATGGCATTAATGTCCAAGCTAGCAGTGAGGCAGGCAATGCCGATGCTCAGACTGTGACGATGTATTTTCCGAAAGAACATAATAGTACACGCTATTATGTTCCAATCACTAAGCAGATTGAGTCAGGTAAGGATAACCTCTACAGCTCGATTATTAATGAGTTGATCGAGGGGCCGGCACTTGAATCGAATGCAATGCATGTTTTCAATACGAATACTGAACTGGCAAGTGAGCCGAAAATGGACGAGGGTGTTCTTGACATAGAATTCACTGAAGGCGTTCTTAAGAGTTCAGGGGACCCAGTCATTGCCGATGAGGTCATGGAGACACTTGTCAGGACTTTGACACAGCAGGATAAGGTAGAAGCGGTCCGTGTTAAAGTTAAAAATGTGGAGACACTGATGAACGAAAAGGGAGAAGCGTATCACGATCCCGTTTCCAAGTACAAATATATGCCAGCAGAAAAATTGTAA
- the racE gene encoding glutamate racemase produces MDRAIGVIDSGVGGLTVAHELMRQLPKERLIYLGDTARCPYGPRSEAEVKQFTGEMVAFLMEKQIKMLVIACNTATAFALEDLQKQLDIPVIGVIQPGARAAIKTTVNGHIGVIGTEGTVRSEAYPNALKRIKEELDVTALACPLFAPIVERGILTGPEAEKVVNDSLGPIKAHQRIDTLILGCTHYPLLKGTIQKAVGDHVAIISSGEETARETSTILDVHGLLYKGDRTPRHAFYTTGDLEIFTNISRKIFNSSVEHLESVTIEHAVI; encoded by the coding sequence TTGGATAGAGCAATTGGTGTCATAGATTCCGGGGTTGGAGGTCTGACAGTTGCTCATGAATTAATGAGACAATTGCCGAAAGAAAGGCTCATTTATCTTGGTGATACGGCGAGGTGCCCTTATGGTCCCCGATCTGAAGCTGAAGTAAAGCAATTCACGGGGGAAATGGTTGCCTTCCTTATGGAAAAACAAATTAAAATGCTTGTCATTGCCTGCAATACGGCAACAGCCTTTGCGCTTGAAGACTTGCAGAAACAGTTGGACATCCCTGTTATTGGGGTTATTCAGCCGGGAGCAAGAGCGGCGATCAAGACGACTGTTAATGGCCATATTGGTGTCATTGGTACTGAAGGAACTGTGCGCAGTGAAGCGTATCCGAACGCATTGAAACGTATAAAAGAAGAACTTGATGTGACGGCTCTCGCATGTCCGCTCTTTGCTCCAATTGTTGAGAGAGGAATTCTTACAGGTCCTGAGGCAGAGAAGGTTGTAAATGACTCCCTCGGTCCAATTAAGGCTCATCAGAGGATCGATACACTCATCTTAGGATGTACGCACTACCCTCTTCTAAAGGGTACAATTCAGAAGGCGGTCGGCGATCATGTAGCGATTATCTCCTCTGGAGAGGAAACGGCTCGTGAGACGAGTACAATTCTTGATGTTCATGGACTTCTATATAAAGGCGATCGCACGCCGCGGCATGCTTTCTATACTACGGGAGATTTGGAGATATTCACGAATATTTCCAGAAAAATCTTCAATAGCTCAGTTGAACATTTGGAAAGTGTGACAATCGAGCACGCGGTCATCTAA
- a CDS encoding helix-turn-helix domain-containing protein — MEDSAYRPKQILTKREKEVFELLVQDKTTKDIAEELFISEKTVRNHISNTMQKLGVKGRAQAVVELLRMGELKL, encoded by the coding sequence TTGGAAGATAGTGCGTACAGGCCGAAACAGATTTTGACGAAACGTGAGAAGGAAGTATTCGAATTGCTCGTACAGGACAAAACAACAAAGGACATTGCAGAAGAGCTGTTCATCTCGGAAAAAACAGTCCGGAATCACATCTCAAATACAATGCAAAAACTCGGAGTTAAAGGGCGGGCACAGGCAGTCGTCGAACTGTTGCGGATGGGCGAGTTAAAATTGTAG
- a CDS encoding DUF3243 domain-containing protein has translation MDPKEQAKDHLQQMDNEKKEDILENFDKFKGYLSKQVERGEKMGMDEEQLAKTAETVANHLSKHEEPKNREEYLLQQLWKAGDKDQQHALAHLLVNLVKKTA, from the coding sequence ATGGATCCGAAAGAACAAGCTAAAGATCATTTGCAACAAATGGATAATGAGAAAAAGGAAGACATTTTGGAGAACTTCGATAAATTCAAAGGCTACCTATCCAAACAGGTAGAACGCGGAGAAAAGATGGGTATGGATGAAGAGCAGCTTGCAAAAACTGCTGAAACTGTAGCCAATCATCTATCGAAGCACGAAGAGCCAAAGAATCGTGAAGAGTATCTGCTTCAGCAGCTTTGGAAAGCAGGCGACAAAGATCAGCAGCATGCACTCGCTCATCTGCTTGTCAATCTGGTGAAAAAGACAGCATAA
- the sdhB gene encoding succinate dehydrogenase iron-sulfur subunit — translation MAEERKTVTFIIRRQDNPEAESYVETFEVPYRKNMNVISGLMEIRKNPVNAQGKKTTPVQWEMSCLEEVCGACSMIINGKAQQSCSALVDKLEKPIRLEPMRTFPVERDLVVDRSRMFEALKKVRAWVPIDGTHDLGPGPRMAENKREWAYELSKCMTCGVCLEACPNVNDKSDFIGPAALSQVRLFNAHPTGAMHKGERLDALMDDGGISGCGNSQNCVQVCPKGIPLTTSIAAMNRETNLQAFKNFFGSDH, via the coding sequence ATGGCCGAAGAGAGGAAAACTGTCACATTCATAATCCGAAGGCAGGATAACCCTGAAGCTGAATCCTATGTTGAGACATTTGAGGTGCCATACAGAAAGAATATGAACGTCATTTCCGGGTTAATGGAAATCCGTAAAAACCCCGTCAATGCACAAGGGAAGAAGACGACCCCTGTCCAGTGGGAAATGAGCTGTTTAGAGGAAGTGTGCGGTGCCTGTTCGATGATCATCAATGGCAAGGCACAGCAGTCCTGCTCAGCCCTTGTTGACAAGTTAGAAAAACCGATACGCTTGGAACCAATGCGGACATTCCCGGTCGAGCGCGATCTTGTCGTTGACAGAAGCAGGATGTTCGAAGCACTCAAAAAAGTGAGAGCATGGGTTCCAATTGATGGGACACATGATCTGGGGCCGGGTCCGAGAATGGCAGAGAACAAACGTGAGTGGGCATATGAGCTCTCGAAATGCATGACGTGCGGCGTCTGTCTGGAAGCATGTCCAAATGTGAACGACAAGTCGGACTTCATCGGTCCGGCTGCCCTTTCGCAAGTTCGCCTCTTTAACGCTCATCCGACAGGGGCGATGCATAAGGGAGAGCGTCTAGACGCATTAATGGACGATGGAGGTATTTCTGGTTGCGGGAACTCTCAAAACTGTGTTCAGGTCTGTCCAAAGGGAATTCCGCTGACAACTTCAATTGCAGCGATGAATCGGGAGACGAATTTACAGGCGTTTAAGAACTTCTTTGGAAGTGACCATTAA
- the sdhA gene encoding succinate dehydrogenase flavoprotein subunit: MKIEKKITIVGGGLAGLMATIKACEAGAKVDLFSIVPVKRSHSVCAQGGINGAVNTKGEGDSTFIHFDDTVYGGDFLANQPPVKAMCEAAPEIIHLLDRMGVMFNRTPEGLLDFRRFGGTSYHRTAYAGATTGQQLLYALDEQVRRFEMEGLVKKYEGWEFLGLVLDDSGAGKGIVCQHIKTHEIEAFRSDATIIATGGPGIIFGKSTNSMINTGSAASILYQQGAKYANGEFIQIHPTAIPGDDKLRLMSESARGEGGRIWTYKDGKPWYFLEEKYPAYGNLVPRDIATREIFDVCVNKRLGINGENMVYLDLSHKDPHELDVKLGGIIEIYEKFVGEDPHRVPMKIFPAVHYSMGGLWVDFNQHTNIPGVFACGECDYSQHGANRLGANSLLSSIYGGMVAGPEAARYLDGLSTEAADLPDSLYADRVKEEEEKFEQLMNMSGTENAYKLHEELGTWMTENVTVVRENPKLLKTDEKIQELLERWNHINIEDTSRYSNSAVMFTRQLKNMMHLARVITLGAYHRDESRGAHYKPEFPDRDDEKFLKTTIAEFDAAKNEPVFSYEEVDTSLIKPRKRDYTKKSEGSRG, translated from the coding sequence ATGAAAATAGAGAAAAAAATTACGATTGTCGGTGGCGGACTTGCCGGTCTGATGGCAACGATTAAAGCTTGTGAAGCAGGGGCGAAAGTTGATTTGTTTTCCATCGTTCCTGTAAAACGTTCACATTCTGTCTGTGCGCAAGGCGGCATTAATGGAGCGGTCAATACGAAGGGGGAAGGCGATTCTACTTTCATCCATTTCGATGACACGGTTTATGGCGGCGACTTCCTTGCGAATCAGCCGCCTGTTAAAGCGATGTGTGAAGCGGCACCGGAGATCATTCATCTGCTTGATCGCATGGGCGTGATGTTCAACCGGACGCCGGAAGGGCTGCTTGACTTCCGGCGATTTGGTGGTACTTCTTATCATAGGACGGCGTATGCAGGTGCGACGACAGGCCAGCAACTGCTGTATGCGCTGGATGAGCAAGTGCGCCGTTTTGAAATGGAAGGACTCGTTAAGAAATACGAAGGTTGGGAATTCCTCGGACTTGTGCTTGATGATTCAGGAGCAGGCAAGGGGATTGTATGCCAGCATATTAAGACACATGAGATAGAGGCTTTCCGCTCCGATGCTACGATTATCGCAACGGGCGGGCCAGGTATCATTTTTGGAAAGTCTACTAATTCAATGATCAACACAGGATCTGCGGCGAGCATTCTGTATCAACAAGGAGCCAAATATGCTAATGGTGAGTTCATTCAAATCCATCCGACTGCCATTCCTGGTGATGACAAGCTTCGCCTAATGAGTGAATCTGCACGAGGGGAAGGCGGACGGATATGGACATACAAGGACGGAAAGCCATGGTATTTCCTAGAGGAGAAATATCCGGCATATGGGAATTTAGTGCCGCGTGATATTGCGACTCGTGAAATTTTTGACGTCTGTGTCAACAAGCGGCTTGGCATCAATGGCGAGAACATGGTTTATCTTGACCTTTCACATAAGGACCCTCATGAGCTTGATGTTAAGTTGGGCGGCATCATTGAAATCTATGAAAAATTCGTTGGTGAAGACCCACATAGAGTGCCTATGAAAATTTTCCCTGCTGTCCATTATTCAATGGGTGGGCTCTGGGTCGATTTTAACCAGCATACGAATATACCTGGTGTCTTTGCATGTGGAGAGTGTGACTATTCCCAGCATGGAGCAAACCGTCTTGGAGCGAACTCATTGCTCTCTTCCATATACGGAGGCATGGTCGCAGGTCCGGAAGCAGCGAGATATCTCGATGGACTCAGTACTGAAGCTGCAGATTTACCAGACAGTCTTTATGCCGACAGAGTGAAGGAAGAAGAAGAGAAATTCGAGCAACTCATGAACATGAGCGGCACTGAGAATGCGTACAAGTTGCATGAGGAACTTGGCACATGGATGACAGAGAATGTCACTGTCGTCCGAGAGAACCCGAAGCTTCTTAAGACTGACGAGAAGATTCAGGAACTGCTGGAAAGATGGAATCATATCAATATTGAGGATACTTCACGCTACAGTAATTCGGCTGTCATGTTCACACGTCAGTTGAAAAATATGATGCATCTTGCTCGTGTCATTACACTTGGTGCCTATCATAGAGATGAGAGCCGGGGAGCCCATTACAAACCGGAATTCCCGGATCGTGATGATGAGAAATTCTTGAAAACGACGATTGCCGAATTCGACGCGGCGAAAAATGAACCTGTCTTTTCCTATGAGGAAGTGGATACATCGCTCATCAAGCCGCGGAAGCGCGATTATACAAAGAAGAGCGAAGGGAGCCGGGGGTAA
- a CDS encoding succinate dehydrogenase cytochrome b558 subunit — protein MRHNDFFWRRLHSLLGIIPIGAFLIQHLLINYFAVYGKESFNKAAGFVEGLPFLIVLEFVFIYLPILYHAILGVYIAFTARNNPSRYGYFRNWMFYLQRITGFIALAFIVWHVWQTRIQVALGNAQINYALMADILSNPLYFWLYAIGVVSITFHFANGLWSFLVSWGITQSPKSQRAGTYISIIVFLAVTYIGIRALIEFAYGA, from the coding sequence ATGAGACATAATGATTTTTTCTGGCGCAGATTACATTCTTTGCTTGGCATTATCCCGATCGGCGCGTTTTTGATCCAGCATCTGCTTATCAATTATTTTGCAGTATATGGAAAAGAGAGCTTCAATAAGGCTGCAGGGTTCGTTGAAGGCTTGCCATTTCTTATCGTTCTTGAATTCGTATTCATCTATTTACCCATTCTTTACCACGCGATTCTTGGTGTCTACATAGCCTTCACGGCGCGAAACAATCCTTCCAGGTACGGCTATTTCAGGAATTGGATGTTCTACTTGCAGCGTATTACAGGTTTCATTGCTTTAGCATTCATCGTTTGGCATGTGTGGCAGACTAGAATCCAGGTTGCACTTGGAAATGCACAAATCAATTACGCCTTAATGGCTGATATTCTAAGTAATCCGCTGTACTTCTGGCTTTATGCAATTGGAGTTGTCAGCATTACTTTCCATTTCGCAAATGGACTGTGGAGCTTCCTCGTCAGCTGGGGAATCACACAATCGCCGAAGTCGCAGCGGGCAGGAACATATATCAGTATCATCGTGTTCTTGGCAGTCACCTATATCGGAATCCGAGCACTTATTGAATTCGCATACGGAGCTTAA
- a CDS encoding DUF2507 domain-containing protein codes for MKKINEGNGFPPSLLEDLHSSGSAYDVLRYIGLPELFGGETHILLYFMGRKLARHFTFNELDDIYNAFERLGWGKLELVKEKRKELVFSLMDDSIARKLTSALPVDFRLEAGFLAEAVHMAFDKSAECMDDINFKIHSVRLTVLYTS; via the coding sequence TTGAAAAAAATAAATGAGGGCAATGGCTTCCCGCCCAGTCTTCTTGAAGACTTGCATTCATCAGGTTCCGCCTATGATGTCCTCCGCTATATTGGACTTCCGGAACTATTCGGCGGTGAAACTCACATCTTGCTTTACTTCATGGGCCGAAAGCTAGCACGCCACTTCACTTTCAATGAATTGGATGATATATATAATGCTTTTGAACGTCTCGGCTGGGGAAAACTTGAACTCGTAAAAGAAAAGCGCAAGGAGCTTGTGTTTTCACTAATGGATGATTCAATTGCACGCAAACTCACTTCCGCACTCCCTGTTGATTTCCGACTGGAAGCAGGTTTTCTCGCTGAAGCGGTACATATGGCTTTTGACAAGTCGGCAGAGTGCATGGATGACATCAACTTCAAAATCCACTCCGTCCGTCTAACCGTCTTATATACTTCATAA
- the uvrC gene encoding excinuclease ABC subunit UvrC: protein MNERIKEKLAVLPAQPGCYLMKDRHGTVIYAGKSKMLKNRVRSYFTGAHDKKTQRLVQEIEDFEYIVTSSDTEALILELNLIKKYDPKYNIMLKDDKTYPYLKITNERHPRLITTRKVKKDKGKYFGPYPNVYAARETKKLLDRLYPLRKCNNPPGRYCLYYHMHQCHACSLNPPSTEEYRKIVQEMASFLQGGHKEIKQNLKKKMEEAAEALNFERAKELRDQIIHIESVMEQQKMTLNDEQDRDVFGFSYDKGWICIQVFFIRQGKLIEREVSIIPFYDDPNDTFLSFIGRFYLHENHPLPKSVLVPVGTDTEALANVLDTDVHTPYRGRKKELVELAMKNAEIALNEKFSVIELNEERTILAVEQLGEILNIAIPHRIEAFDNSNIQGADPVSAMIVFTDGRADKKEYRKYKIRNVEGPDDYETMREVIRRRYSRILKEDGALPDLIIVDGGKGQMSAALDVLENELGLDVPLAGLVKDDKHKTGELMYGTPPEIVPLERQSQVFYLVQRIQDEVHRFAITFHRQLRGKSMVRSELDSVPGVGAKRRNLLLTHFKNITDLKNAEVDQIAKLGIPKNTAEQILAHLNRPEEESEEEAE from the coding sequence ATGAATGAGCGGATCAAGGAGAAACTGGCTGTCCTGCCTGCTCAGCCTGGCTGCTATTTGATGAAGGATCGACATGGCACTGTCATTTACGCAGGTAAATCAAAAATGCTGAAAAACCGTGTCCGTTCGTACTTTACAGGTGCTCATGACAAGAAGACTCAGCGCCTCGTTCAGGAAATAGAGGATTTCGAATATATTGTTACATCATCAGATACAGAAGCTCTGATCCTGGAGCTGAACCTGATTAAGAAATATGATCCGAAGTACAACATCATGCTGAAGGATGACAAAACGTACCCCTATCTGAAAATCACAAATGAGCGCCACCCGCGTCTCATTACAACACGTAAAGTGAAGAAAGATAAGGGGAAATATTTTGGTCCGTATCCGAACGTATATGCGGCACGCGAAACAAAAAAGCTGCTTGACCGGCTTTATCCGCTCCGCAAATGCAACAACCCTCCTGGCCGTTACTGCCTGTACTATCATATGCATCAATGTCATGCATGCAGTCTAAATCCACCGTCAACAGAGGAATACCGCAAGATTGTCCAGGAAATGGCTTCATTCCTTCAAGGCGGGCATAAAGAAATTAAGCAAAATTTGAAAAAGAAGATGGAAGAAGCTGCTGAGGCTCTGAATTTTGAACGTGCAAAAGAATTGCGTGATCAGATTATCCATATTGAATCTGTCATGGAACAACAGAAGATGACATTGAATGATGAACAGGATCGTGATGTGTTTGGATTCAGCTATGACAAAGGCTGGATTTGCATACAAGTATTTTTCATTCGCCAGGGTAAATTGATTGAACGCGAAGTATCCATCATTCCTTTCTATGATGATCCGAACGATACGTTCCTCAGTTTCATTGGTCGTTTCTATTTGCATGAAAACCATCCATTGCCAAAGTCGGTTCTAGTTCCAGTAGGTACAGACACGGAAGCCCTTGCTAATGTACTTGATACGGATGTCCACACACCTTATCGAGGCAGGAAGAAGGAGCTTGTTGAGCTGGCTATGAAAAATGCGGAGATTGCGCTAAATGAAAAATTCTCTGTCATTGAACTGAATGAAGAGCGTACCATTCTTGCAGTGGAACAACTTGGGGAAATTCTCAACATTGCAATTCCACATAGAATTGAAGCTTTCGATAACTCGAATATTCAAGGCGCCGATCCGGTATCTGCGATGATTGTTTTCACTGATGGTCGAGCGGATAAGAAGGAATATCGCAAATATAAGATTCGTAATGTCGAAGGTCCTGATGATTACGAGACAATGCGTGAGGTCATACGCCGCCGCTATTCTCGTATTCTTAAAGAAGATGGAGCGCTTCCTGATCTCATCATTGTCGATGGCGGGAAAGGTCAAATGAGCGCGGCACTTGATGTGCTAGAAAACGAGCTTGGCCTGGATGTACCGCTTGCAGGCCTAGTGAAAGACGACAAGCATAAAACAGGTGAATTGATGTATGGTACCCCGCCTGAGATTGTCCCGCTTGAACGTCAGTCACAAGTTTTTTATCTCGTTCAGCGAATTCAGGATGAGGTTCACCGCTTTGCCATCACTTTCCATAGGCAGTTAAGGGGTAAAAGCATGGTCCGTTCCGAGCTGGATTCTGTTCCCGGAGTTGGGGCCAAACGACGGAATCTGCTGCTTACCCACTTTAAGAACATAACAGATCTGAAAAATGCAGAAGTGGACCAGATTGCAAAACTTGGAATTCCGAAGAATACAGCAGAACAGATTCTCGCACACTTGAACAGACCTGAAGAAGAATCTGAGGAAGAAGCAGAATAG